From a region of the Salvelinus alpinus chromosome 2, SLU_Salpinus.1, whole genome shotgun sequence genome:
- the LOC139547800 gene encoding zinc finger protein 271-like — MRSLSYSLVNEEEDCWTEKGALVKEEEEEEDVTVKQELEGEAVTVKQELEGEAVAVKQEEKDVSVKEEEDAFKEEEDFTVKEEEDAAFGVKEEEGEMTVTSKKEEEETGYLGPVSQTHLKASNGSKDELSHNMVLRDRSLINTREIRTIVDPLGSLNNNMMLKRQRRVSPHQNTSRNTSGDPQGRNLTAALTVGRDSPHQAFKIHQRIHTVEKSYSCGQCGKSFSTSGSLTLHQRTHTGEKPYSCGQCGKSFGQSCHLVSHQRTHTGEKPYSCGQCGKRCSTSSNLTVHQRIHTGEKPYSCGQCGKSFGQSGHLVLHQRIHTGEKPYSCGQCGKSFGQSCHLVLHQRTHTGEKPYSCGQCGKSFGRSCHLVLHQRIHTGEKSYSCDRCGKSFTTSVSLALHQRTHTGEKPYSCDQCEKSFTTSSHLTVHQRKHTGEKPYSCNHCEKSFPTSSQLTSHQRTHTGEKPYSCDQCEKSFTTSSRLTVHQRTHTGEKPYSCGQCVKSFGQSCHLVSHQRTHTGEKPYSCGQCGKSFGHSANLVSHQRTHTGEKPYSCGQCGKSFGHSANLVSHQRTHTGEKPYSCGQCGKSFGHSANLVSHQRTHTGEKPYSCGQCGKSFGHSANLVSHQRTHTGEKPYSCGQCGKSFGHSANLVSHQRTHTGVKPYSCGQCGKRYSTSGNLTVHQRIHTGEKPYSCGQCVKSFGQSCHLVSHQRTHTGEKPYSCGQCGKSFGQSCHLVSHQRTHTGEKPYSCGQCGNSFGQSCHLVSHQRIHTGEKSLNCDQR, encoded by the exons atgaggtcactaagctactctcttGTTAATGAAGAGGAggactgctggacggagaaaggagctctggtgaaagaggaggaggaagaggaggatgtcacagtaaaacaagaattaGAGGGCGAGGCTGTTACAGTTAAACAAGAattagagggtgaggctgttgcAGTTAaacaagaagagaaagacgtttcagtgaaagaagaggaagacgcgttcaaagaggaagaggattttacagtaaaagaagaggaggatgcagcttttggggtgaaagaggaggagggggagatgactgtcacatcgaaaaaggaggaggaggaaactggatatctaggcccggtttcccaaacgcatcttaaggcatccaatggttctaagGATGAACTTAGCCATAATATGGTTTTGAGAGACCGTTCCctgattaacacta gagagatacggactatcgtggatcctctggggagcctcaacaacaacatgatgctgaagaggcagagaagagtctctccacatcagaacacctcaagaaacaccagtggagacccacagggaagaaatctcaccgctgctctgactgtgggaagagattcacctcatcaggcatttaaaattcaccagagaatacacacagtagagaaatcttatagttgtggtcaatgtggaaagagtttttcaacatctggctctctgactctgcaccagagaacacacacaggagagaaaccttatagctgtggtcaatgtgggaagagttttggtcaatcttgccatctggtatcacaccagagaacacacacaggagagaaaccttacagctgtggtcaatgtgggaagagatgttctacatctagcaatctgactgtacaccagagaatacacacaggagagaaaccttatagctgtggtcaatgtgggaagagttttggtcaatctggccatctggtattacaccagagaatacacacaggagagaaaccttatagctgtggtcaatgtgggaagagttttggtcaatcttgccatctggtattacaccagagaacacacacaggagagaaaccctatagctgtggtcaatgtgggaagagttttggtcgatcttGCCATCTGGtattacaccagagaatacacacaggagagaaatcttatagctgtgatcgatgtgggaagagttttactacatctgtctctctggctctgcaccagagaacacacacaggagagaaaccttatagctgtgatcaatgtgagaagagttttactacatcaagccatctgactgtacaccagagaaaacacacaggagagaaaccttatagttgtAATCATTGTGAGAAGAGTTTTCCTACATCTAGccagctgacttcacaccagagaacacacacaggagagaaaccttatagctgtgatcaatgtgagaagagttttactacatcaagccgtctgactgtacaccagagaacacacacaggagagaaaccttatagctgtggtcagtgtgtgaagagttttggtcaatcttgccatctggtatcacaccagagaacacacacaggagagaaaccttatagctgtggtcaatgtgggaagagttttggtcattcTGCCAatctggtatcacaccagagaacacacacaggagagaaaccttatagctgtggtcaatgtgggaagagttttggtcattcTGCCAatctggtatcacaccagagaacacacacaggagagaaaccttatagctgtggtcaatgtgggaagagttttggtcattcTGCCAatctggtatcacaccagagaacacacacaggagagaaaccttatagctgtggtcaatgtgggaagagttttggtcattcTGCCAatctggtatcacaccagagaacacacacaggagagaaaccttatagctgtggtcaatgtgggaagagttttggtcattcTGCCAatctggtatcacaccagagaacacacacaggagtgaaaccttacagctgtggtcaatgtgggaagagatattctacatctggcaatctgactgtacaccagagaatacacacaggagagaaaccttatagctgtggtcagtgtgtgaagagttttggtcaatcttgccatctggtatcacaccagagaacacacacaggagagaaaccttatagctgtggtcaatgtgggaagagttttggtcaatcttgccatctggtatcacaccagagaacacacacaggagagaaaccttatagctgtggtcaatgtgggaatagttttggtcaatcttgccatctggtatcacaccagagaatacacacaggagagaaatctcttAACTGTGACCAGAGATAA